Proteins encoded together in one Candidatus Lariskella endosymbiont of Epinotia ramella window:
- a CDS encoding IS5 family transposase (programmed frameshift) has translation MKFENIKDEYAEEFRRLTGIKRGTFEVILSILKEAEAILKSQGGKPNKLALEDRLLMTLEYLREYRTYFHISRSYGISESACYRNIRWIEDTLIKDKRFSLPGRKALLKSDSEYELVLIDATETPIERPKKKQKHFYSGKKRRHTLKTQLIVDKRKKEIICTNFSNGKRHDFRLFKESGVHIHPEIKVLTDTGYQGIDKLHYNSELPKKKTKKRPLSRKDKKKNRQLSSERVLNENVIGMIKRFKIIADRYRNRRKRFGLRFNLLAGIYNFEL, from the exons ATGAAGTTTGAAAACATCAAAGATGAATACGCAGAAGAGTTTCGCAGGCTTACTGGCATTAAACGAGGAACGTTTGAAGTTATACTAAGTATATTAAAAGAAGCTGAAGCTATTTTAAAGTCTCAAGGTGGAAAACCCAATAAATTGGCTTTAGAAGATCGATTACTCATGACGCTTGAGTACTTGCGTGAATACAGGACATATTTTCATATTTCCCGCAGTTATGGAATAAGTGAAAGTGCCTGTTATCGTAATATACGTTGGATTGAAGATACTCTAATTAAAGATAAACGATTTTCACTACCTGGACGTAAAGCATTACTAAAAAGCGATTCTGAATACGAACTTGTGTTAATTGATGCTACTGAAACACCGATAGAACGACCTA AAAAAAAACAGAAGCACTTTTATTCGGGAAAAAAGAGGCGACATACTCTAAAAACTCAGCTTATTGTGGATAAAAGGAAAAAAGAAATCATTTGCACTAATTTTTCTAATGGCAAGCGTCATGATTTCAGGTTATTTAAAGAATCCGGAGTTCACATCCACCCTGAGATTAAAGTTCTTACAGATACTGGTTATCAAGGCATTGATAAGTTGCATTATAATTCAGAGTTACCAAAGAAAAAGACAAAAAAGCGACCACTAAGCAGGAAAGATAAAAAGAAAAATCGTCAATTGTCTAGTGAACGTGTTTTAAATGAAAACGTCATAGGCATGATCAAACGATTTAAAATTATCGCTGATCGTTATAGGAACAGAAGAAAACGATTCGGTTTAAGGTTTAATTTACTTGCTGGTATCTATAACTTTGAGCTTTAA
- the acnA gene encoding aconitate hydratase AcnA, protein MQSVDSLKVKAALTIEGEKKEYQFFSLQDAAIKLGFQLAKLPNSIKILFENLLRHEDGKYVSIADIQAIPSWLKHNKSEQEVAFFPARVLMQDFTGVPAIVDLAAMRDAVLKKGGDPKKINPLIPVDLVIDHSVQVDKYGSVSALLANTENEMNRNKERYEFLRWGQDAFDNFRVVPPGTGICHQVNLEFFAKVVWSSNDSNKYLVFPDTLVGTDSHTTMINGLSVLGWGVGGIEAEAAMLGQPISMVLPEVVGVKLVGKLKHGINATDLVITITNVLRSKGVVGKFVEFYGPGLSSITLADRATIANMSPEYGATCGFFPIDDETIKYLELTGRTREQVALVKKYAKTQLLWRDDNAEMEFSDHVEIDLNAVEMTLAGPKRPQDRVLLQDVVSNFKESLSDFHKSSKKVMSLASKSMNSLKDGAVVIAAITSCTNTSNPFVMICAGLLAKNAVKHGLSSKPWVKTSIAPGSQVVTEYLKKSGLDKYLEQLGFYTVGYGCTTCIGNSGPLLPKVERDISENNLMVAAVLSGNRNFEGRIHPLVRANYLASPPLCVAYAIAGNVMVNLATEPLATNASGEEVYLSDIMPTDAEIKSIMNIIDAEMFNNSYKDVFGGSEEWRRISSSTSTNYAWDSSSTYIKCPPYFNNMGNSNSLTSISGARILAILGDSTTTDHISPAGSIAKNSPAAIYLTSLGVQQNDFNSYGSRRGNHEVMMRGTFANIRIKNKMLDNVEGPYTICYQKNGAQMSIYDAAMEYKNAGVPLVIFAGKEYGTGSSRDWAAKGPSLLGVRAVIAESFERIHRSNLVGMGIIPFMLKDITCDNLSLKGDEYIDISDIESVKPKQELSCVIRSPSGKQSEVTLICRIDTEIEMEYVKAGGILHYMLLKL, encoded by the coding sequence ATGCAATCTGTGGATAGTTTGAAAGTGAAAGCAGCTCTAACAATAGAGGGCGAAAAAAAAGAATATCAATTTTTTAGTTTGCAGGATGCGGCTATTAAGCTTGGTTTTCAACTAGCAAAACTACCTAATTCCATCAAGATATTATTTGAAAATTTGCTTAGGCACGAAGATGGAAAATATGTATCTATTGCTGATATACAAGCAATTCCGAGCTGGTTAAAACATAATAAATCAGAACAAGAAGTGGCATTTTTTCCTGCAAGAGTGCTAATGCAAGATTTTACAGGTGTTCCTGCTATTGTTGATCTTGCTGCTATGCGAGACGCAGTTTTGAAAAAAGGTGGAGATCCAAAAAAAATTAATCCATTAATTCCTGTAGATCTTGTAATAGATCACTCTGTTCAGGTAGATAAATATGGTAGTGTCTCTGCATTACTTGCAAATACCGAAAATGAGATGAATCGCAATAAAGAACGCTACGAATTTTTGCGTTGGGGACAGGATGCTTTCGATAACTTTAGAGTCGTGCCGCCTGGCACTGGAATATGTCACCAAGTTAATCTAGAATTTTTTGCTAAAGTTGTATGGAGTTCAAATGATTCAAATAAATATCTGGTATTTCCTGATACGTTAGTTGGAACTGATAGTCATACTACAATGATTAACGGACTTTCAGTGCTTGGTTGGGGAGTAGGTGGTATAGAAGCTGAAGCTGCAATGCTTGGGCAACCTATCTCCATGGTATTACCAGAAGTCGTTGGTGTAAAATTAGTTGGCAAACTGAAGCATGGAATCAATGCAACAGATTTAGTAATAACTATAACAAATGTGCTTAGGAGCAAAGGAGTAGTTGGCAAGTTTGTTGAATTTTATGGACCTGGACTTTCATCAATCACACTTGCAGATCGCGCAACTATTGCAAATATGTCTCCTGAATATGGAGCAACTTGTGGATTTTTCCCTATAGATGATGAAACTATAAAGTACCTTGAGCTAACTGGTAGAACAAGAGAGCAAGTTGCTCTTGTCAAAAAGTATGCTAAAACACAGTTATTATGGCGTGATGACAATGCTGAAATGGAGTTTAGTGATCATGTAGAGATAGACTTAAACGCTGTGGAAATGACATTGGCTGGTCCAAAAAGACCACAGGATAGGGTATTGCTGCAAGATGTTGTCTCAAACTTTAAGGAATCTTTATCTGACTTTCATAAGAGTAGCAAAAAAGTTATGTCTCTTGCTTCGAAAAGTATGAACAGCTTAAAAGATGGAGCAGTAGTAATAGCAGCGATTACAAGTTGTACAAATACATCAAATCCTTTTGTGATGATCTGCGCAGGACTTTTGGCAAAAAATGCGGTAAAGCACGGCCTTTCCTCAAAACCTTGGGTCAAAACTTCTATAGCACCTGGTTCTCAAGTTGTTACAGAATATCTGAAAAAATCTGGATTAGATAAATATTTAGAGCAGCTTGGTTTCTACACTGTTGGATATGGATGCACTACTTGCATAGGAAATTCCGGTCCATTGTTGCCAAAAGTGGAGCGTGATATATCAGAAAATAATTTGATGGTTGCAGCAGTTTTATCAGGAAATAGAAATTTCGAAGGTAGAATACACCCACTAGTACGTGCTAATTACCTGGCTTCTCCTCCTCTTTGTGTTGCATATGCTATTGCTGGCAATGTGATGGTAAATCTTGCAACAGAGCCACTTGCTACTAACGCAAGCGGTGAAGAAGTGTACCTATCAGATATTATGCCAACTGATGCTGAAATTAAATCTATTATGAATATTATAGACGCAGAGATGTTTAATAATAGCTATAAAGATGTGTTTGGTGGCAGCGAAGAATGGAGAAGAATTAGCAGCTCAACAAGTACTAACTACGCTTGGGATTCAAGTAGTACATATATAAAGTGTCCGCCATATTTTAACAATATGGGAAATAGCAATAGTCTTACATCCATTTCTGGTGCTAGGATTCTTGCTATCCTAGGAGATAGCACTACAACTGATCACATTAGTCCGGCTGGTTCTATTGCGAAGAATAGTCCAGCTGCTATATATTTAACATCGCTTGGTGTGCAACAAAATGATTTTAACTCATATGGTTCAAGGCGCGGAAATCATGAAGTTATGATGCGAGGAACTTTTGCAAACATAAGAATTAAAAACAAAATGCTTGATAACGTGGAGGGCCCTTACACTATATGTTATCAGAAGAATGGTGCCCAGATGAGTATATATGATGCTGCTATGGAATATAAAAATGCTGGTGTTCCTCTTGTCATATTTGCTGGTAAAGAATATGGAACTGGTTCATCTAGAGATTGGGCAGCAAAAGGTCCTAGTTTGCTTGGTGTTAGGGCTGTTATAGCAGAAAGCTTCGAACGTATTCATAGATCAAATCTAGTCGGCATGGGCATTATACCTTTTATGCTTAAGGATATAACTTGTGATAATTTAAGCTTAAAAGGTGATGAGTATATTGATATATCAGATATCGAAAGTGTCAAACCAAAACAGGAATTAAGTTGTGTTATAAGAAGTCCAAGTGGCAAACAAAGTGAGGTAACACTGATTTGTAGGATTGATACTGAGATAGAGATGGAATACGTAAAAGCAGGCGGAATACTGCATTACATGCTTTTAAAGCTATAA
- a CDS encoding DUF2608 domain-containing protein, whose amino-acid sequence MIIQSHDVKKLIPVIDNLSVDMIFVDIDDTLIKYQHYTCRSSWFNNFIEQYGEERIHKIKNRTECAEKSDIVAVSEALNDWLMQKGSVIPLFALTNKRVAEHHYAESWRNELGISFTKIPGEELFEYNGTKIMKEGIIYCGYNTMTGGFQNSKGGVIEHFLKELEQGNFDSMSKPRSILFVDDVLYNLEMVQKACENVNRPLA is encoded by the coding sequence ATGATAATCCAAAGTCATGACGTAAAAAAACTCATTCCTGTGATTGATAATTTAAGTGTTGATATGATCTTTGTGGATATTGATGACACATTGATCAAATATCAACATTATACTTGTAGAAGCTCATGGTTTAATAACTTCATAGAGCAATATGGAGAAGAAAGAATTCATAAAATAAAAAATCGCACAGAATGTGCTGAAAAATCTGACATTGTGGCCGTTTCTGAGGCGCTTAATGATTGGCTAATGCAAAAAGGCAGTGTTATTCCGCTATTTGCGCTTACAAATAAACGTGTTGCTGAGCATCATTACGCAGAAAGTTGGCGTAATGAGCTTGGAATTAGTTTTACAAAAATTCCTGGAGAAGAATTATTTGAGTATAATGGAACAAAAATTATGAAAGAAGGGATTATATATTGTGGTTATAACACTATGACTGGTGGGTTTCAAAATTCGAAAGGTGGTGTAATTGAGCACTTTCTAAAAGAATTAGAACAAGGAAATTTTGATAGCATGAGCAAACCTAGATCTATACTTTTTGTTGATGATGTATTATACAACCTCGAGATGGTACAGAAAGCGTGTGAAAATGTTAATAGACCTCTTGCATAA
- a CDS encoding adenosine kinase has translation MSHLRYTQSVYEPTVKLDISTTQEKNDPAVVHVSETVDNKDMRFNLNDPFYKYDVITISDAITNAFVNCDDIKFCQKIISDIGIQKGGFIRLDNAMKQRIDKIIRDNKNIITIRTEAAVSSASNTIRMTNKLGGQCAFIGSVGRDAMGSAIYKRLSDLKIKSHISFNDVESSVVYIFKDEEGEKFMASYIGSSGNTSEAIPYDEIIRSKVLMIEGYAWNRGKKARAAMQTAIKFAKVSGVKTALGLGSTSIIKKNVHDMHSMLQYFDILFGTKDEFLALLNNCNAATDEEIAEIAKKLNAISVITMGERGAMIVYQDSIYNIPAEKVNQVVCTVGAGDAFAGGFLYGYTHNMSLEESGKIGAHVAAKIVQIESTTLD, from the coding sequence GTGTCACACTTGAGATATACACAGAGTGTATACGAACCTACGGTAAAATTGGATATCTCAACAACACAAGAGAAAAATGATCCAGCTGTCGTTCACGTAAGTGAAACAGTAGATAATAAAGATATGCGATTTAACTTAAACGATCCATTTTATAAATATGATGTAATTACTATAAGTGATGCAATAACCAACGCTTTTGTTAACTGTGATGATATTAAATTTTGTCAGAAAATCATCTCTGATATCGGGATACAAAAAGGCGGCTTTATAAGATTAGATAATGCTATGAAACAAAGAATTGATAAAATTATCCGTGATAATAAAAATATAATTACTATCAGAACAGAAGCCGCTGTATCTAGCGCATCCAACACCATAAGAATGACAAATAAATTAGGTGGACAATGTGCTTTTATAGGTAGTGTAGGAAGAGATGCTATGGGTTCTGCAATATATAAACGTCTTAGTGACCTCAAAATTAAGAGCCATATAAGTTTTAACGATGTAGAATCTTCAGTAGTATATATATTTAAAGATGAGGAAGGCGAAAAATTCATGGCGTCTTATATAGGTAGCTCAGGAAATACTAGCGAGGCAATTCCTTATGATGAGATAATAAGATCTAAAGTCTTGATGATAGAAGGATATGCTTGGAATAGAGGGAAAAAAGCTCGTGCTGCCATGCAAACAGCTATAAAATTTGCGAAGGTAAGTGGTGTTAAAACGGCACTTGGTCTTGGATCTACTTCTATAATCAAAAAAAATGTCCATGATATGCATTCAATGCTGCAGTATTTCGATATTCTATTTGGGACTAAGGACGAGTTTCTAGCATTGTTAAATAACTGCAATGCAGCAACTGATGAAGAGATCGCTGAAATCGCAAAGAAGCTGAATGCAATCTCTGTGATTACAATGGGTGAGAGAGGAGCAATGATAGTGTACCAAGACTCTATATATAATATCCCAGCTGAAAAAGTGAATCAAGTTGTCTGCACTGTAGGGGCAGGCGATGCTTTCGCGGGTGGTTTCTTATACGGATATACACATAACATGAGCCTTGAAGAGTCTGGGAAGATTGGCGCACATGTTGCTGCTAAGATAGTACAGATAGAGAGCACAACATTAGACTAG
- a CDS encoding Do family serine endopeptidase — MFQKGTSQTAGGVCLPSFSEIAEKATPAVVNIFTTQKASNKRRPMNGLDDPRDILRDWLEGDRFPDKKRPMSLGSGFIFDPEGYIVTNFHVIDGAEEVNITLNNSAKVYKAKIVGKDPKTDIAVLKIDTKERLPYIIFGDSDKAKVGDWVIAIGNAFGLGETVTTGIISAKARYIDINAFDDLIQTDAAINMGNSGGPMLNMAGEVIGVNSAILSPPGSGGGNVGIGFAVPSAVVQSVVKQLREKGEVVRGWLGVMVQTMTPNIAEGLGMQGEPKGALVSSVVKGSPAQKAGIHVGDVIVKFNNRDVPSMHKLPRMVGEVDIGAKVPVEVLRDGKAKILNVTIEKPVGDQASNDDDSEVTESLSEKTLLGMGVQDMNKELRKFYDIDESATGVIVVHVERASVAALAGIKPGDIIIQINGKSVTSANELISLFNNMKKSGKNSAALLLARDGKTFFVGIETSGIK, encoded by the coding sequence TTGTTTCAGAAAGGCACTAGCCAAACTGCAGGGGGAGTTTGTTTACCATCTTTTTCAGAGATAGCTGAGAAAGCTACTCCTGCAGTCGTGAATATTTTTACTACTCAAAAAGCTTCTAATAAAAGACGCCCTATGAATGGGCTGGATGATCCAAGGGATATACTGAGAGATTGGTTGGAAGGCGATAGATTTCCAGACAAAAAGAGGCCTATGTCGCTTGGTTCTGGCTTCATATTTGATCCTGAAGGTTATATTGTAACAAATTTTCACGTGATAGATGGCGCTGAGGAAGTAAATATCACTCTAAACAATTCAGCTAAGGTTTATAAAGCAAAAATAGTAGGAAAAGATCCAAAAACTGATATAGCAGTACTAAAAATAGATACTAAAGAACGGCTTCCATATATAATATTTGGTGATTCCGATAAGGCAAAGGTAGGTGATTGGGTTATTGCGATAGGAAATGCCTTTGGGCTTGGTGAGACTGTTACAACTGGTATTATTTCTGCTAAAGCAAGATATATTGATATAAACGCTTTTGATGATTTGATACAAACAGATGCTGCTATTAATATGGGGAACTCTGGAGGTCCGATGCTGAATATGGCGGGAGAAGTTATAGGTGTGAATTCCGCTATATTATCTCCTCCTGGTAGTGGTGGTGGAAATGTTGGTATAGGTTTTGCTGTTCCTTCTGCTGTTGTGCAATCTGTTGTGAAACAGTTACGTGAAAAAGGTGAGGTAGTTAGAGGATGGCTTGGCGTTATGGTACAAACTATGACTCCAAATATTGCTGAAGGACTTGGAATGCAAGGTGAGCCAAAGGGTGCTCTTGTTTCAAGCGTTGTCAAAGGAAGCCCGGCACAAAAGGCAGGGATACATGTTGGTGACGTTATAGTTAAATTCAACAATAGAGATGTACCAAGCATGCATAAACTTCCTCGTATGGTTGGTGAAGTGGATATAGGGGCAAAAGTGCCTGTGGAAGTTCTTAGAGACGGAAAAGCAAAAATTTTGAATGTAACTATTGAAAAACCTGTAGGTGATCAAGCTAGCAATGACGATGACAGTGAAGTTACGGAATCTTTGAGTGAAAAGACATTGCTTGGCATGGGAGTTCAGGATATGAATAAAGAACTAAGAAAGTTTTATGATATAGATGAAAGTGCTACAGGAGTGATTGTCGTGCATGTTGAGCGTGCTTCTGTCGCAGCTCTTGCTGGAATTAAACCAGGCGACATAATAATTCAGATTAATGGCAAATCTGTAACAAGTGCTAATGAACTGATATCTTTGTTTAATAACATGAAGAAAAGTGGTAAGAATAGTGCAGCTTTACTTCTTGCAAGGGACGGTAAAACATTCTTTGTTGGAATAGAGACAAGCGGAATTAAGTAA
- a CDS encoding ABC transporter transmembrane domain-containing protein has product MSNSNYGQKMYGIRYLLKYLTPYKWLLLIVLIALLATSSSFLLLSRAVGHVIDNGLIQQNVAMLNASIAYFVFLILILAIATAFRFFFITLIGEMVIRDIRRDVYNQVLRLSLDFYESNKSGEILARLTTDTTLLQSIIGNSISVAARNTVMLVGSFIMLLLANFKLTVCMFSILPMVLIPIIFFGRKMRNFAKVAQEKVASLSAISEETIGYIKTIQAYHSEEYEKKTFEEKLTEALLFSTTRIRTRSILVFVIISLIFCGIAFVLWIGGNDVIAGHITGGELSSFIILSVICAGTMAALTEVFGEFQKAIGASERLMEFLDIKPSVEEKISSTLAEQKTFDIKFSDVTFHYPSKKDTFVFQNLSFEVQSNKIVAIVGSSGAGKSTIFNLLLRFYNIQSGTITLNNIDINSFSLQELRSNFAYVSQDPVVFSKSALENIKYGNPNASFDQVREAAKNAAALDFIEQLPEKFDTFLGEKGVRLSGGQKQRIAIARAFLKDPKILLLDEATSALDSVNEKLVQKAVDKLMENRTTIIVAHRLSTIKNADMILVMKEGRIVESGNHTTLIKQSGEYTKLLNASTTM; this is encoded by the coding sequence ATGAGTAATTCTAATTATGGACAAAAAATGTATGGAATAAGATATTTGCTGAAATACCTTACTCCTTATAAGTGGTTGCTTTTAATAGTTTTAATTGCATTGCTTGCAACATCATCATCATTTTTATTACTTAGTAGAGCAGTAGGTCATGTGATAGATAATGGATTAATACAACAAAATGTTGCAATGCTCAATGCATCTATTGCTTATTTCGTTTTCTTGATTCTAATACTTGCAATCGCAACAGCATTTAGATTCTTCTTCATTACGCTGATTGGAGAGATGGTCATAAGAGATATAAGACGCGATGTATATAACCAAGTTTTGCGACTCTCTCTAGATTTTTACGAAAGTAATAAGTCAGGCGAAATCCTGGCACGTCTAACAACAGATACAACGCTTCTTCAATCTATAATAGGCAACAGTATTTCGGTCGCTGCACGTAACACTGTCATGCTTGTTGGCAGCTTTATAATGCTGCTACTTGCAAATTTTAAGCTTACTGTATGTATGTTTTCTATACTGCCAATGGTACTAATTCCAATAATATTTTTTGGCAGAAAAATGCGTAATTTTGCAAAAGTAGCACAAGAAAAAGTGGCAAGCTTATCCGCAATTTCCGAAGAAACCATAGGATACATCAAGACAATACAAGCTTATCACTCCGAGGAATATGAGAAAAAGACTTTTGAAGAAAAGTTAACGGAAGCGCTTTTATTTTCTACTACAAGAATCAGAACAAGATCTATCCTTGTATTCGTCATAATATCTCTGATATTTTGCGGCATAGCATTTGTTCTTTGGATAGGAGGAAATGACGTAATAGCAGGTCATATAACAGGCGGAGAACTCTCTTCATTTATTATACTTTCTGTTATATGTGCAGGGACAATGGCCGCACTCACAGAAGTATTTGGTGAATTCCAAAAGGCAATAGGAGCAAGCGAAAGATTAATGGAATTTTTGGATATAAAACCATCTGTGGAAGAAAAAATATCAAGTACGCTAGCTGAGCAAAAAACATTCGATATAAAATTCTCTGATGTCACGTTTCATTATCCATCCAAGAAAGATACGTTCGTATTTCAAAACTTGTCGTTTGAGGTACAAAGCAATAAGATAGTCGCTATAGTTGGAAGCTCAGGAGCAGGCAAAAGCACAATATTTAACCTCTTATTGCGATTTTATAATATACAAAGCGGGACTATCACTCTTAATAACATTGATATAAACTCATTTTCATTGCAAGAGTTACGGAGTAATTTTGCATATGTCAGTCAGGATCCTGTTGTATTTTCAAAATCTGCGCTTGAAAATATTAAGTATGGAAATCCGAACGCATCCTTTGATCAGGTGAGAGAAGCGGCAAAAAATGCGGCGGCTCTTGATTTTATAGAACAACTACCAGAGAAATTTGATACATTTCTCGGAGAAAAAGGTGTAAGACTTTCTGGAGGGCAAAAACAAAGAATAGCAATAGCAAGAGCATTCTTAAAAGATCCAAAAATATTATTGCTTGATGAAGCAACTTCAGCACTTGATTCTGTTAATGAAAAGCTTGTTCAAAAAGCAGTAGATAAACTAATGGAAAACAGAACAACTATTATAGTAGCACATAGACTCTCTACTATAAAAAATGCTGATATGATACTAGTCATGAAAGAAGGACGTATAGTGGAAAGTGGCAATCACACCACGCTTATTAAGCAAAGTGGCGAGTATACGAAGCTACTAAATGCTTCAACGACAATGTGA